The Salmo salar chromosome ssa06, Ssal_v3.1, whole genome shotgun sequence sequence ctggtgggaggagctatagtagGAAGAGCTCATTGTAATAGCTGGAATGTAATtgatggaacagagtcaaacgtggtttccatgtgtttgatacattCCATGTATTTCATTTCGGCCATTACAATGagtctgtcctcctatagctccttctCATATTCACCCTCTCCTTAACCTAAACAGAACATAGGCGAGTCGGCGCGCAATCCAAAAAAATCCGAAGAAGCCTTTGACTCTCCTGAACTACCACCGTaggcctacacagcacagccattggttaggcattggtcagcaagagcagagcaggctggggctcagggttggaatatccattgcagtgtgtaatgctGCCTAGTTTTATGTACCCCATCCCAACAgctatcttagaaatataactttgctctgtgcttctcctAGCATGCACatataggctatggatcatttgattgagaccacactaaatagcctataaGCACACTTAATATTGCGTGCCCAAgggagaatcagagatgaggggaggcATCGGGCACACATCGATATATAGCCTAGTAAGCAACTaattctaaaacactgagaaatatagAAATGTCAtcaattacatgaccctcccctggactatatttaaaaaatactaaaccctccccttgactgaaattgaaaaagcatgaccctccctcattttcctccaggtacccatactgtacattacatacaaccccccccccactctctctctcatctcatctgCTCTTGTTAGAGTGTCTTCTTGCCTCAGGGGTTTCCAGAGAGTGTCAGTGGCGATTACCTGCAGTATCAATTTTGGGATACTCTTCAGGTAGGTCTGTGTGAGAAAGACATAGGATGTTGTTGTTTTGTGGATATGTgtgccattattttgaaatgTCAAATTTATTGGTACATTTTAACACTCTGttgcactccctccctctccctttctctctctctgacacacacacacacacacacacacacacacacacacacacacacacacacacacacacacacacacacacacacacacacaggccttctCCAGTTCTCTTTCAGGTACTCTTGCCACCCAGGCCTCTTTAAGGGGTGTTGGTGTTGGAAACCAAGAGGCAACAGTTGCTGCTGCAACAATTACCTGGTTATTACGAGGTTAGTGTAATGACTGTGATAAGACCATTGTCTTCTTTCCTGTTAAGGGgttttataaaaaaaactatcTACATTTTAGATGGCACAGGCATGCTGGGAAGAATCCTATTTGCCTGGCTTAAAGGGTGAGTTTTGATTTGTTTTGTAATCTACTATTAGTAATTTTCAATATTGTTTTTCAAATtttgtctttctctgtgtttTAGGAATAAACTAGACTCTGAGGCCAAAAAATGGAGGTAGGGATGTCAAGCATCAATAAAGTGAGTGTGTTCATTGTGTGTTATGGAATTATTGGGTATGTCAATGCTTGTGCTGTTTTCCTTAGGCTTGTTGCTGATGTTCTCAATGATATCGCCATGTTCATGGAAATACTGGCTCCTAACTTCCCAACATGCTTCACTCTAATTGTGTGCTCTGCTGGAATATTCAAGGTAAACCTGAATAACATATTCTCACTAGCATTGATTTTGCAGATAGCAACCAGCTATTTTGAAGGTTTTACTTGCAATGTTCCTAATATGTGGTTGTTTTACCTACTTTGGTTGAATGCACTGATTGTAATtagctctgaataagagcgtctgctaaatgtaaatgtacactgttcgatatctctctctctgtgtttgtcagTCCATTGTCGGGGTTGCAGGTGGGGCCACCAGAGCTGCTTTGACTCTTCACCAAGCTCGCAGAGACAACATGGCGGACATCTCTGCCAAAGATGGCAGCCAGGTGCTCCATACATATTTCTCTACTTGATGATACTGTAAGATACTGTAACTAACCCATGGCTTTTACTGTCCTGTCTTGTACGGCTGCTTTAAGATGAGGATCTTATTGTAATTCATGTGTTCTTTACAGGAGACTTTAGTGAATCTGGCTGGACTGCTAGTCAGTCTGATCCTTATTCCTCTTGTCACTGACAATCCACTGTGAGTCCTCTATTGCACTGCTTACACTGGCACTGTATGAGATAGGACATGACAGCTCTATATAGCTAACCTATTGGTTATTCAATGGAGATTGATCTGTTTTCCATCCCTTCTCATCTCCTCAGGCTGACGTTCGTCCTCTTCTTCCTTTTCACCATCCTCCACCTTTTTGCAAATTACAAAGCAGTGCGTTCGGTTGTCATGGAGACACTCAACGAAGCTCGGCTTGCTATTGTGCTCCACCAATACCTTAGAGATGGACGGGTCCTCGCTCCACTAGAGGCCAATCATAAAGAGCCTGTATTCTTGGGTATGGCTGACATTCAGTGAATAATAAACAATGAAATGGCTTGTTGATCATTATGGCTATCAACTATCAATGGCTTTAACATACTTTTCTGCTGTTTATTTTTTTAGAGTTCAGGAGGACAGTGCCAATCAAACTGGGAGTGAGGCTAGGGGAACTTGTTTATACGTAAGTTGGTGTCTGCCTGTTTGGTGTGAAAGTGAAGTGTGCTCAGATTTGGATGTTCATgctcaatgatataatttctttCATTTTGTAGGTCAGAGGACCTTAATTTGGCCATGAAAAACAACCACGGGCCCTTCCTTATCGGAGTCAAACGTGGTGTGTATAACATCTTTCAGTAATCCCCCACCAACTGCTGTACTCAGTTGTCACGTGGGTTGTTTCTAGATGGATGTACATTACATCATGTCATTTTAATAGATGGTGTATGTCATGTGAGTGTTATTGAATGTGCTATTTCTCTCCCTTAGGctcggtgtgtgtttgtttgggacCAGATGCATCTGTATGTGATGAGATCAGGGCTGTGTGCCAAGCAGTGTGCCTCTGTGCTGTGTTACACCCTGTCTCGCCACTAGAGGGGGCTCTCAAACAACTCTCAATGTCACACAGCAACAGTGAGCCTTTAATGATCATCTTTACATGACAGTTTAAACCAATGTCTGTCAATGCTGTGTTATAACTCTGTTATCCCCTTTTCCTCTCTGTTATCCCTTTTTCCTCTCTGTTATCCCTTTTTCCTCTCTGTTATCCCCTTTTCCTCTCTGTTATCCCTTTTTCCTTTCCCTCAAGATCATTGGGAGCTGGTGCATGAGAGTCATAAACTTATGGACCAAATTTTTCAGCCATTCCTCAAAGGTAAGCTCAGTGTAACAAGGTGTGCTCAGTCAGTAGCTGTTTACTCCCACCGTGTATGTTGGGATGTTGTCAGTGGCGTCCGttcagctaaacctagggtatgcCCCTCCCCCTAAGGAATTGTTTGGAAGttgaagctcatttactgcatttgTACACAGTTTAAAAACTATAACATactatttggagaacagcaaaaaccAATAAAAATGATCCCAGCCATTAATTATCACCTCAATAATGGGTTTAAAGGTCTGTGGAATGGTGTGTAAAATGTCAACCACTACTCAACTTCATAAATTGACTCATTTACTTGTGGAACAGCACATACAGTGAACATGAAATAGATGCATAATACAGGCTATCAAATCACAACAAGGACGATTTTCAAAAGCCGATATCAATGttcttttattttattattattattattttttatcccAGGCCCCGTCCCCTCAGGAgggcttttggtaggccgtcattgtaaataagaatttgttcttaagacttgcctagtcaaataaaggttaaataaataaaataaaaataaatgtgagTATCTGGTGCATAAAACAGTTGGCCGCGGATGCAAACTATACCACATAAATCATAAACATGCTTTGAAATAAAAGGCATAGGCCTACACAAAATGACTTACTTAGGCCGAcaaggacgcatgactcgaccaaAGAATGTCCAAAATCACAAATTACAAATGGAAAATCTACACATGCCTTTTTAAAAGGGAGCTAAGGCCCCTTTACATGTCACCTTATCaaaccatagagatagatagacgtTTCATTATTTTATATGTGCCATTGTAGCGTATATGAGCAGCGTCATTGAGGCAATCTCGAGtttgaagtagtcaattttcttcttcactattggctgatccctcctgatgacccggttGGACATGACTCGAACACAGTCACCAGGAGGGctcagccaatgaagttggaagtcccatccagttgactacattaaaatggtggaagccctcatgGCCCTGCTCATGCTAAAATGGCCTTTTGGCCACtggaggcctctatcattctctgtgTCAAATGTTTCCAGTAGTTACATTTTCTCTTATTGCGCTGCATAATGTGTGCGCCAAGCTCATTTGATAATTTCTGCATTATTCACCAGGGAAGGAAAATATTCAACGAATATTGAGGCATTTTTACCCTCTTTCTTTCTAACTGTCCTTGTTCTGTATGTCTTGTTTTGTTATATTTGTTTTGTACTTAGAACTCTGGGTCTTGTTGTTTCTGTCTGCTCTTTTATGTTTAGATAAGAATTGCATACTTGTCTTTTATACCTATACACAATTCTTGTgtgtgttcaataaaaaatatttgaacgAATATTGAGGCATTTTATCAACAAGGTGCCTCAGAGTATTTAAACATTCTATTAACCAACGAGTTGGCTCTGAGAACatttatgtaaactcagcaaaaaaagaaacgtccctttttcaggaccctgtctttcaaagataattcgtaaaaatccaaataacttcacagatcttcattgtaaagggtttaaacactgtttcccatgcttgttcaatgagccataaacaatgaatgaacatgcacttgtggaacggtcgttaagacgctaacagcttacaggcagtaggcaattaaggtcacagttatgaaaacttaggacactaaagaggcctttctactgactctgaaaaacaccaaaagaaagattcccagggtccctgctcatctgcgtgaacgtgccttaggcatgctgcaaggaggcatgaggactgtagatgtggccagggcaataaattgcaatgtccgtactgtgagacgcctaagacagcgctacagggagacaggacagacagctgatcgtcctcgcagtggcagaccacgtgtaacaacacctgcacaggaccggtacatccgaacatcacacctgcgggacaggtacaggatggcaacaacaactgcccgagttacaccaggaacgcacaatccctccatcagtgctcagactgtctgcaataggctgagagaggctggactgagggcttgtaggcctgttgtaaggcaggtcctcaccagacatcaccggcaacaacgttgcctatgggcacaaacccaccgtcgctggaccagaaagGACTGgctaaaagtgctcttcactgacaagtcacagttttgtctatgtcggatttgcgtttatcgtcgaaggaatgagtgttatactgaggcctgtactctggagctggatcgatttggagggtccgtcatggtctggggcggtgtgtcacagcatcatcagactgagcttgttgtcattgcaggcaatctcagcgctgtgcgttacagggaagacatcctcctccctcatgtggtacccttcctgcaggctcatcctgacatgaccctccagcatgacaatggcacCACGCACAGAACTAGCAGTAtggctgatttcctgcaagacaggaatgtcagtgttctgtcatggtcagcgaagagcccggatctcaatcttggacctgttggatcggagggtgagggctagggccagggccagggccattccccccagaaatgtccatgaACTTGcttgtgccttggtggaagagtggggtaacatctcacagcaagaactggcaaatctggtgcagtccatgaggagatgcactgcagtacttaatgcagctggtgggcaCACCAGATacttactgactgttacttttgatgttgaccccccccccccgttcagggacacattattcaatttctgtttgtcacatgtctgtggaacttgttcagtttgtctcagttgttgaatcttatgttcatacaaatatttacacatgttaagtttgctgaaaataaacgcagttaatagtgagacgtttcttttttttgctgagttcagtaACCAACGAAGGGGCGGCTCGCTCCATTTGTTCCCCGGGCCAGCTTGTCTCCATCTGATTGTAATGTGTTGCATACACAGAAGTTGCACTATCAGGGTGCTCATTATATTTTAAAAAGTGCTACATCCACACTAGCTAAATAACTTTTGCAAGCAAGATTGTTAGAATATCTCATTTTAATTCAGGAAGCTGGACAAGCAAGACTGATAGTGAATGGTGGAAATGCATTATACCAGAGGCAGGTAGGCTACAGGTAGGGATTAAGGATGCAGgcagaggatgatgatgatgaagtagGCCTACAGCAAGAAGTTGAAAAAAGTTAGGCCAACTAAGTAATCATGAATGATTTGCATTATCTCAATAATCATTCTGTCACTGCATGACAATTCAAATTTGTAATAGCCTACAATTGTTTGTTTTTAAGGCCAAAAACAGGAAACCAAACTTGCTCTAGCCTACTGGGtgaatgaataaaaatataaattagCTCTACAGCTTTCACAACCCATATTCTAATGGCAATAAATGCTTTTGGTTTCGAACAGCCACCAAAAATGAGGGTTCCCCCACCTCCCAATTAAATGATCACCTGGCTATCAAATAAGACAGTTCAAATGCCGACATGAAATTCAAAGCATTCAGCACACTGCCTAAATTGCTGTCCAGCAAAGCAGACTGGCACTGTCCCTGCTTTCTAAAAGTGAGCGAAAAGATAAGAGTTTACTCAGGCCGTTAGCCATTGAAGAAAAAATGGTCACGGTTTCTGCCTGTATAAGTGGGCGTTTCCTCTCTCGCGTGAGCAGGCTTTACCCATGTGACATtctgttcctccataatatctggcatgctcaCGCAAGAGAAGGAACAGCTATCTGGTCTACTTATTGTCCGCTCCCGCCCCGTTGGGGGCAATAAGTAGACCAGAGTGGCCCCGCCCCAATCTGAAAAAAATTGGGAGTAGGGTGTCTCgatttctctactctctctgaggCGGCAGGGTGGCAGCCGCTCTCCGAGCGATGctccacatggtcctaaagccaGCCTTCAATATGCTAAACAGCTGTTGCATTTTAAATCGGGATTGGAATGATTTGAGCCTAATTTACATTTTTGGTCTTGAGCGCCACACCCAACTGACTCCCCTGGATGTTGTCACACTGGTAAGTCACCATTGTTTGTGCTTCATCTCTTCTAGCTCTGGAGGTAGCTGGATGGCAGACCAGTCGAACCCTACTGGACTGGAACGAATGGAGGGTGGAGTGGAAGAAGAAGAGCAGTTAGAGGAGTGTCAGGGTCTCTAGAGAGCAGCAACTGCAAGGAAATAGGCTGAGCTCTCTTTCAAACATTCATTGTGAGATGCTCAAAGATTAATATGCTCAGATTCAATTAAAGGTTTTTGTCCTTTTTTGGTACATTTTATATAAACTTCAGAATAAACTTGACCATAACTTTAACCATCTGTTATGGCCAGTGTGATATTACCAGCCCCTGAAAGTAAGCCTCTGACTAGCCTGATACATCATCCAGTGATAGCCAGTTAGCTAGTCACAGTCTGACATAATGCAATACAATAAATCTTTGGAAACGGTTCTCTCAGGACCTCTGGAAACCAGAATATTGAATAATATTACATTTGAACTTAGTCTGCCCATTTGTCTGGGGGATTGGTCCTTTTGAGACAAAATATTAAaaggaatgtactgtatgtactggctcccgagtggctcagcggtctaaggcactgcatctcagtgcaagaagcgtcactacagtccctggttcgaatctggccgtgattgggaatcccatatggcggcgcacaattgtcccagtgttatctggggtaggccatcattgtaaataagaatttgtttttaactgacttgcctagttaaataaaggttaaaaataaattATATTAAATCAGACTTTCCAAACGTGGGTCCCAATTCTCTGCTTGCCTCATGTCAAAATAAAAGTCAGTGACAAGTGATCGCTTCCCACTTGGCACACCATGTAATTTCCacgtggataattgggtaatagttggttgagatgttgatcaatgagattccgacctatattcacccactcaaaaagacagccaaaagatATGCTGTGATTTTAAATGGTTCTTTTTATAAATATCTGATTTAGATAATTATTCACACTCAgagccaatactttgtagaagcacctttggcgtcGATTACAattttgagtcatcttgggtgtATCTGTATCAGcattgcacatctggatttggggattttctcccattcttccctgcagattttctcaagctctgttaagttagatggggagcggcgGTGAACAGCAATTCTAAAGAATTTCCACAAATGTAATGGGATTCAAGGCTGGATTtcagctgggccactcaaggactttcacattcttgttctgaagccattccagcgttgctttggctgtatgcttggggtcactgtcctgttagactggggcCGTGACCAAGTTAAGGTCATTTACATTCTGAAGTatgttctcatcaaggattttctgtgtccttgccgctgaaaagcatccccatagcatgatgctgccaccactatgcttcaggGTAGGGATGGTGTTCGACAGGTGATGGGCtgtgtgcctggttttctccagacgtagcCTTATGATCTGAGTCTTTCACATGCATTTTTGCTAACTccaggcgtgctgtcatgtgcctttttctcaggtgTGACTTCCATCTGGTTATTCTCCTATAAaacccagattggtgaagtgctgtaaagactgttgtccttctggcaggttcttccatctcagccaaggaactctgtagttctgtcagagtgggcatttggttcttggtcacctcgcccagttgctcagtttggtcgggcagccagctctaggcagagtctgggtagttccatattttttcaatttcccaatgatggagaccactgtgctcatGGAAACTTTCAACGCTATAGAAATAGTTTTATAGCCATTCCCAGATATATTCCTCCTCACAATTGTATCTCGGCGATAACCGGACAGTTCCCTGGACTTCATGGAAtattttctgctctgacatgccctgtcaacagtgggaacttatatagacaggtgtgtatctTTTCTAAATAATGtcaaaacaattgaattggccacaggtggaccccaatcaagttctagtgacatctcaaggatgatcagagtatattggatgcacctgagctcaatttggagtgtcatagaaaagtggtgtgaatacttatgtaaataagatatttctgtaaaaaaaaatagcaatttaatccattttgaattcaggctttaaTTCAACAAAATGTGGTCATTTTTGGGGGTATGAATAATATAATATAAGGGgtatgaattctttctgaaggcactatagagAGAATACTGTAGACGGCATGTGTGAAAAAGTGATTGATGATCTATTTTTAGTGTCACGTGTTTATAACTTTTTATGGACATCCTGTCTGGATGTTCTCACGCTATGGGACATCCTGTCCAGATGTTCTCACACTATCGAGTGAGTGCTTATGTAATATGATAGTGCAGCTGTTCCTTTGAAGTAAAGCATATGTTTGCAATAAAAATGTCATGTTGATTGATGTGTAGTGACCTTGTTGAACTGTTGAATGTGTTTGAACATTTGAAACAGTTGGGAATTTATGTAGTGAATGAGGGAGGCCAGAGTTTGAAAAGTTTAAACATTTGGGAATTTTTGTAGTGAACTTATGGAGTAAGCTTGTGAGCCCCTGTAGAATGAAAAAAGTAATTTCCAGGGTAGGTATGCCTAAGTATAAGTAAGACCTGTGAACACTACGAGCGACAAGAAACCATGACAGataaatgacataatacagataATTGGTCTAGGAGCCATGTTTTGTGTCCTTCGTGTCAGGAACACAATGACAAAAACATCGATGCCATTCTTTGTGATGCACCTGATTGTTTTAATGATGTGATTGATACGAGTGAAGGACATAGGGGTTACATTTTCCAACCAGACGATTCAACAGTGAAGATTTTCACAGCTGCCTCAGCACACTTTTTCAGCCAAAAACCGGGAGTTTTTCACCTGCGTTGCGCAtgagagaatggcttaagataAGACTTGCTCAATGTCAGTACGAACAGGCCCTGAGTGGAACATCCCTGCCTGGGTAAGCATTGGAAGAGGAAGTTTGCGGTCGAGATGATTTGAAAGCCATAAGAATCTCTTCAGTGGCCTATAGTCCAGACTCCAAAGTGACAATTTTGGGTTGTGCCAAATTCAATAGCTGAAATGCCACCAAATCTGttagcacatacagttgaagtcataagtttacatacaccttagccaaatacatttaaactcagtttttcacaattcctgacatttaatccaagtaaaaatgaggtcagttaggatcacaccttttattttaagaatgtgaaatgtcagaataatagtagaaagaatgatttatttcagcttttatttatttcatcacattcccagtgggtcagaagtttacatactgtacactcaattagtatttggtagcattgcctttaaattgttgggtcaaacgtttcgggtagccttccacaagcttcccacaataagttgggggaattttggcacattcctcctgaaagagctggtgGAACAGTCACGTTTggaggcctctttgctcgcacacactttttcagatctgcccacaaattgtctatggggttgaggtcagggctttgtgatggccactccaataccttgactttgttgtccttaagccattttgccacaactttgtaagtatgcttggggtcattgtccatttggaagacccatttgcgaccaagctttaacttcctgactgatgtcttgagatgttgcttcaatatatccacataattttcctgcctcatggtgccatctattttgtgaagtgcactagtccctcctgcagcaaaggacccccacaacatgatgctgccacccccgcgcttcacggttgggatggtgttcttcggcttgcaagcctccccctttttccttcaaacataacgatggtcattatggccaaacagttgtatttttgtttcttcagaccagaggacatttctccaaaaagtatgatctttgtccccatgtgcagttgcaaaccgtagtctggatttttttatggcggttttggagcagtgtcttcttctttgctgaacggcctttcaggttacgtcgatataggactcgttttactgtggatatagatacttttgtacctgtttcctccaggtcctttgctgttgttctgggattgatttgcacttttcgcaccaaagtacgttaatctctaggagacagaacgcgtctccttcctgagcggcatgacggatgtgtggtcccatggtgtttatacttgcgtactattgcttgtacagatgaatgtggtaccttcaggcatttggaaattgctcccaagaatgaaccagacttgtggaggtctacaattgtttttctgaggtcttggctgatttcttttgattttccaatgatgtcaagcaaagaggcactgagtttgaaggtaggccttgaaatacatccacagatacacctccaattgactgaaatgatgtcaattagcccattagaagcttctaaagccatgacatcatgttctggaattgtccaagctgtttaagggcacagtcaacttagtgtatgtaaacttctgacccactggaattgtgatacagtgaattataagtgaaataatctgtctgtaaacaattgttggaaaaatgacttgtgtcatgcacaaagtagatgtcctaactgactttaacaagaaatttgtggagtggttgaaaacgagttttaatgactccaacctaagtgtatgtaaacttccgacttcaactgtagatagatAAATGAATAAATAGACCTGCACATAAATAAATGAGCAAGGAAATACAAATATACTGACCAAAATGCATCTACATGTATTTAGTTATTTATGTTTGACCTAATGCATCTGAATGTATTTAGTTATTtatgttttac is a genomic window containing:
- the rusf1 gene encoding RUS family member 1, which encodes MSVVATERYGSLESWKYQLKDGVMEREREGGNGGTTGKTIIGVFKSVFLPQGFPESVSGDYLQYQFWDTLQAFSSSLSGTLATQASLRGVGVGNQEATVAAATITWLLRDGTGMLGRILFAWLKGNKLDSEAKKWRLVADVLNDIAMFMEILAPNFPTCFTLIVCSAGIFKSIVGVAGGATRAALTLHQARRDNMADISAKDGSQETLVNLAGLLVSLILIPLVTDNPLLTFVLFFLFTILHLFANYKAVRSVVMETLNEARLAIVLHQYLRDGRVLAPLEANHKEPVFLEFRRTVPIKLGVRLGELVYTSEDLNLAMKNNHGPFLIGVKRGSVCVCLGPDASVCDEIRAVCQAVCLCAVLHPVSPLEGALKQLSMSHSNNHWELVHESHKLMDQIFQPFLKALEVAGWQTSRTLLDWNEWRVEWKKKSS